The Eleutherodactylus coqui strain aEleCoq1 chromosome 6, aEleCoq1.hap1, whole genome shotgun sequence genome window below encodes:
- the MIIP gene encoding migration and invasion-inhibitory protein → MSSSDQLEELRRLNKSLLEKLNINREELKKQLSADRSVAIKTTEEVFQARKPKGKEDKSGELSRCSLRSQDPALQTIQGSSSAARQALCTPRKPQSWDSPPHDELAHITNLGGSVQPAQEVIKTSSPVKRVNFLNSTAVDPTSDASRSTSDLPPLYMDRLEDDGNLRMPRTPKSILLTPNRSSKRDTGRVTFLCDDEDPYREAQWSARPLLGYDWIAGLLEVKSPITNKSDQFFAEINEFRRVNREECAHEYYTESGAQDSSVEELDSSLDTHQCVYCYRVNQRLFTSPVGAEPACPICKKRRGRRHVSLEEPAYIRVSIPRSTLLPPYKYRAHRRRSFDPTDSLALPSHCLAGWENTVPLCDLKVPSLDLKTSTGPNLVAPPMASNMSTDRAASRATSDSLLDLSRSITFHHKNFK, encoded by the exons CTTAAATAAGTCTCTTCTAGAGAAGCTGAACATCAATCGGGAAGAACTTAAGAAGCAGTTGAGTGCTGACCGCAGCGTCGCTATTAAGACCACCGAGGAGGTGTTCCAG GCCCGGAAACCTAAAGGAAAAGAAGATAAATCTGGGGAGCTTTCGAGATGTTCGCTGAGAAGTCAAGATCCGGCTCTGCAGACCATACAAGGTTCATCCTCTGCTGCAAGGCAAGCACTTTGTACCCCAAGGAAACCCCAATCTTGGGATTCTCCTCCACACGATGAGTTGGCTCACATTACGAATCTTGGGGGATCCGTCCAACCTGCTCAGGAAGTCATTAAGACAAGTTCTCCAGTGAAACGCGTCAACTTCCTGAATTCTACAGCCGTTGACCCTACATCTGACGCTTCTAGGAGCACAAGTGACTTACCTCCTCTCTATATGGACCGGTTAGAGGATGATGGGAATCTAAGAATGCCAAGGACCCCAAAATCTATTCTCCTTACTCCAAACCGAAGCTCCAAG AGAGATACGGGGCGCGTCACGTTCCTGTGTGATGATGAAGATCCTTACCGGGAGGCCCAATGGTCGGCTCGCCCACTGCTGGGTTATGACTGGATAGCAG gaCTGCTGGAAGTAAAGTCCCCGATCACCAATAAATCTGACCAGTTTTTCGCTGAGATCAATGAATTTCGACGTGTCAACCGCGAGGAGTGTGCACACGAGTATTACACGGA ATCAGGGGCACAGGACTCTTCTGTAGAAGAACTGGACTCCTCGCTGGACACTCATCAGT GTGTATACTGCTATCGAGTGAACCAACGATTATTTACGTCACCGGTGGGTGCCGAACCTGCGTGTCCCATATGTAAGAAGCGCAGGGGCAGACGCCATGTATCATTGGAAGAGCCGGCATATATACG GGTGAGTATCCCCCGGAGCACCCTGCTTCCACCTTACAAATACAGAGCCCACAGGAGGAGAAGCTTTGACCCTACGGACAGCCTCGCCTTACCATCA CATTGTTTAGCTGGATGGGAAAATACTGTACCTTTATGTGACCTCAAAGTCCCCAGTCTGGACCTGAAGACCTCCACGGGACCAAATCTGGTAGCGCCACCAATGGCCAGTAATATGAGCACG GACAGAGCTGCTTCAAGAGCAACATCTGACAGTCTGCTGGACTTGTCCCGCTCCATCACCTTCCATCACAAGAACTTTAAGTAA